The genomic stretch TAAAcacctgagagtccacagcaagGCACCAGAACACGTCTTATGTGCCCCCACCACCTCCCCGGAGACCAGGAGATGCTCCGTCCATAAGAAGatcctggagtattactgcactgaggatgcctcatgtgtctgtgtgtcctgctATGTGATCGGGGGACATGTTGGTCATaagatgatgtcactggatgaGGCCtttaaggagaagaagaagaagctgagaAATGATCTGCAGAAACTGATGGTAGATGAAAAGGAGActgagaaaagagtccagagtctAAAGGCAAGCAGAAGTACAGCAGATGCTGAAACAGAGAGAGTCACTGCCCTGTTTAGAGACCTCGGGAGACAGCTGAAGGACCTGGAGGAGAGAGTCCTGAGTGACATCCCAAGGCAGGTACAAGGCTATGATGATGGTATCAGACAGCtggagaaaaagaaggagaagctgTCCAGAaagatgcgtcacattgaggagctgtgtaacatgactgatccactgactgtcttacaggaatcagacacaggtgactcgtgtgacacggaggacagacatgataagcagttccatgatggaggggatctggatgtggccggcatctcacacacattacacacaggactagCTGATATCATGTGTGGGGTAACTGGGGGGGTCCCTATACAGCctgcagacatattactggatgtaaacacagcttATAATAGTCTACATATATCCGATGACAGGAAAACTGTATCCTACTCACAAAGCCAAAAACGTCCACGAACACCAGAGAGATTTAAGGATTATCCTCATGTGATGAGCATCCAGAGCttctcctcagggcgacattactgggaagtggatgttgggggATCAGATGTATGGAGTGtcgggatgtgttaccccagtatagccaggagaggagacgagTCAGAGATTGGAGAGAATAACAAGTCTTGGTGTTTGTGGAGAGATGAAGATTTCTACTCGGTGAGACATGACAGTGATGAGATCGAGTTACGTGATGGGATCCCCAGTGATAGAGTCaggatatatctggattatgaggccgggcagatctccttttacgccctgtgtgaccccatcagacacctccacaccttcactgctACCTTCGTGGAGCCCCTGCATGCTGTGTTATATGTACTTTATGTGTATAACCGTATAACGATATCTGGGGGAGCCAGGGGGCGTAAGAGATCCGCCCACTGGTGACATCAATAAACTGTTTGCAGCTGTCCATAATGTTTAGTGCGTATTCAATAGCCGTAGTCACCGCTGGGAATAGTAAATATATCTAGTGTGGTTTTGAACTCATGCACCGTTTGCCTCCTTGTAAGACTCTTAAAAAACTTGTTTTCTTGAACTTTAGTAAATTTTTGAGAACAGAAGGTACATCATTTAGCTCGTGTATTCAATATTTGCCCCAAATATCTATACATCTCTAGACCTTAATTTCTCAACCACTGGttttttccctttaacctccctggtggtaatcccgacctgacctgagctgtgatttctatGAGCGCAGCGGTAAGCCTGACCTGAGCACGGCCTGTGATCTCCATGTGCGCAGCGGTAAGCCTGACCTGAGCACGGCCTGTGATCTCCATGTGCACAGCGGTAAGCCTGACCTGAGCACGGGCTGTGATATCTATGTGCGCAGCGGTAAGCCTGACCTGAGCACGGCCTGTGATCTCCATGTGCGCAGCGGTAAGCCTGACCTGAGCACGGGCTGTGATCTCCATGTGCGCAGCGGTAAGCCTGACCTGAGCACGGCCTGTGATCTCCATGTGCGCAGCGGTAAGCCTGACCTGAGCACGGGCTGTGATCTCCATGTGCGCAGCGGTAAGCCTGACCTGAGCACGGCCTGTGATCTCCATGTGCGCAGCGGTAAGCCTGACCTGAGCACGGCCTGTGATCTCCATGTGCGCAGCGGTAAGCCTGACCTGAGCACGGCCTGTGATCTCCATGTGCGCAGCGGTAAGCCTGACCTGAGCACGGCCTGTGATCTCCATGTGCGCAGCGATAAGCCTGACCTGAGCACGGCCTGTGATCTCCATGTGCGCAGCGGTAAGCCTGACCTGAGCACGGCCTGTGATTTCTATGTGCGCAGCGGTAAGCTCGTGCTCAGGTCAGGCTGTCAGAAATGTGCCCCCTGCTTTGCTGAACTGGGTCCCGTGCGCGATCagcgctgccagcgggacccaggcttctcccctGGAATAATTTTTCTCCAGTTTTTCGGCCGCTGGGATCCCCAAGTACCCTCTATTCT from Hyperolius riggenbachi isolate aHypRig1 chromosome 2, aHypRig1.pri, whole genome shotgun sequence encodes the following:
- the LOC137547414 gene encoding E3 ubiquitin-protein ligase TRIM39-like, with product MASADLSEELECPVCLAIYTDPVTLRCGHNFCRVCIDRVLDSQEGSAGYSCPECRKRFKERPGLQTNIALRNIAERFLPTQPDQEASGVLCTYCVDSPVPAVMSCLHCDASLCDKHLRVHSKAPEHVLCAPTTSPETRRCSVHKKILEYYCTEDASCVCVSCYVIGGHVGHKMMSLDEAFKEKKKKLRNDLQKLMVDEKETEKRVQSLKASRSTADAETERVTALFRDLGRQLKDLEERVLSDIPRQVQGYDDGIRQLEKKKEKLSRKMRHIEELCNMTDPLTVLQESDTGDSCDTEDRHDKQFHDGGDLDVAGISHTLHTGLADIMCGVTGGVPIQPADILLDVNTAYNSLHISDDRKTVSYSQSQKRPRTPERFKDYPHVMSIQSFSSGRHYWEVDVGGSDVWSVGMCYPSIARRGDESEIGENNKSWCLWRDEDFYSVRHDSDEIELRDGIPSDRVRIYLDYEAGQISFYALCDPIRHLHTFTATFVEPLHAVLYVLYVYNRITISGGARGRKRSAHW